In a single window of the Paramagnetospirillum magnetotacticum MS-1 genome:
- the parE gene encoding DNA topoisomerase IV subunit B, protein MSDLFQQLAPKATEYSAKDIEVLEGLEPVRRRPGMYIGGTDDRALHHLVAEVLDNSMDEAVAGHAGWIELELAVDGTCTVRDNGRGIPVDPHPKYPDKSALEVILTTLHSGGKFGGDAYKVSGGLHGVGVSVVNALSDAMTVEVARDRVLWSQRFSRGLPLGPLEKVGPVQNRRGTTVIFHPDAQIFGERAQLRPGPLYRMARSKAYLFRGVQIRWKCDPLLIKDGDEIPAEDTLHFPGGLTDFLKAVLKERPLVTKDVFNGTAPLSDDMGQLEWAVAWPDDDEEGFVNTYCNTVPTPEGGTHEAGFRNALTKGLRAYGEMAGNKKAGQITAEDVMVGACVMVSLFIRDPQFQGQTKEKLASPEATRLVENAVKDHFDHWLSGDKASAAALLTRLIEKAEDRARRRQAKEMNRKTPTKRLRLPGKLADCSRSVNVGTELFLVEGDSAGGSAKSGRNRETQAILPLRGKILNVASASTDKLRQNQELKDLMEALGCGARDSYDDEKLRYEKIIIMTDADVDGAHIASLLMTFFYQEMPDLIRNGHLYLALPPLYRLAHGQTVIYGRDDAHKEELLKTLFAGKKNVEISRFKGLGEMPPAQLKETTMDPAKRTLLRVTIPSGRTEEDHEEAKDVARLVESLMGKKPELRFAFIQERAKFATDLDV, encoded by the coding sequence ATGTCCGACCTGTTCCAGCAACTCGCCCCCAAGGCGACCGAATACTCCGCCAAGGACATCGAGGTCCTTGAGGGGTTAGAGCCCGTCCGCCGCCGTCCCGGCATGTATATCGGCGGCACGGATGACCGCGCGCTCCACCATCTGGTGGCCGAGGTGCTCGACAACTCCATGGACGAGGCGGTGGCGGGCCATGCCGGCTGGATCGAGCTGGAACTGGCCGTGGACGGCACCTGCACGGTCAGGGACAACGGCCGCGGCATTCCCGTCGACCCCCATCCCAAATACCCGGACAAGAGCGCGCTGGAGGTGATCCTCACCACGCTGCATTCGGGCGGCAAGTTCGGCGGCGACGCCTATAAGGTGTCGGGCGGCCTGCACGGCGTGGGCGTCTCGGTGGTCAATGCGCTGTCCGATGCGATGACGGTGGAGGTCGCCCGCGACCGCGTGCTGTGGAGCCAGCGCTTCTCGCGCGGGCTGCCGCTGGGACCGCTGGAGAAGGTGGGCCCGGTTCAGAACCGGCGCGGCACCACCGTCATCTTCCACCCCGACGCCCAGATCTTCGGCGAGCGCGCCCAGTTGCGCCCCGGCCCGCTCTACCGCATGGCGCGATCCAAGGCCTATCTGTTCAGAGGCGTGCAGATCCGCTGGAAATGCGATCCGCTGCTGATCAAGGACGGCGACGAGATTCCGGCCGAGGACACCCTGCACTTTCCCGGCGGCCTCACCGACTTTCTGAAGGCGGTGCTGAAGGAACGCCCGCTGGTCACCAAGGACGTGTTCAACGGCACCGCGCCCCTGTCCGACGACATGGGGCAGTTGGAATGGGCGGTGGCCTGGCCCGATGATGACGAGGAAGGCTTCGTCAACACCTACTGCAATACCGTGCCGACGCCTGAGGGCGGCACCCACGAGGCGGGCTTCAGGAACGCCCTGACCAAGGGCCTGCGCGCCTATGGCGAGATGGCGGGCAACAAGAAGGCGGGGCAGATCACCGCCGAGGATGTGATGGTCGGCGCCTGCGTCATGGTCAGCCTGTTCATCCGCGACCCGCAGTTCCAGGGCCAGACCAAGGAAAAGCTGGCCAGCCCCGAGGCCACCCGTCTGGTGGAAAACGCGGTCAAGGACCATTTCGACCACTGGCTGTCGGGCGACAAGGCCTCGGCCGCCGCCCTGCTCACCCGCCTGATCGAGAAAGCCGAAGACCGGGCGCGCCGCCGTCAGGCCAAGGAAATGAACCGCAAGACGCCCACCAAGCGTCTGCGCCTGCCCGGCAAGCTGGCCGACTGCTCGCGCTCGGTGAACGTCGGCACCGAACTGTTCCTGGTGGAGGGCGATTCGGCGGGCGGTTCCGCCAAGTCGGGCCGCAACCGCGAGACCCAGGCCATCTTGCCGCTTCGAGGCAAGATCCTCAACGTGGCCTCGGCGTCGACCGACAAGCTGCGCCAGAACCAGGAACTCAAGGACCTGATGGAGGCCCTGGGCTGCGGCGCGCGCGACAGTTACGACGACGAGAAGCTGCGCTACGAGAAGATCATCATCATGACCGACGCCGACGTGGACGGCGCCCATATCGCCTCACTGCTGATGACCTTCTTCTATCAGGAAATGCCCGATCTGATCAGGAACGGCCATCTCTACCTTGCCCTGCCGCCGCTTTACCGCTTGGCCCATGGCCAGACCGTCATCTATGGCCGCGACGACGCCCATAAGGAAGAGCTGCTGAAGACCCTGTTCGCGGGCAAGAAGAACGTGGAGATCAGCCGCTTCAAGGGCCTGGGCGAAATGCCGCCCGCCCAGCTCAAGGAAACCACCATGGACCCGGCAAAGCGCACGCTTTTGCGGGTCACCATACCCTCGGGCCGCACCGAGGAGGACCACGAAGAGGCCAAGGACGTGGCGCGGCTGGTGGAAAGCCTGATGGGCAAGAAGCCGGAACTGCGCTTCGCCTTCATCCAGGAACGGGCCAAATTCGCCACCGATCTGGACGTGTAG
- a CDS encoding ATP-binding protein, with product MMSTTLNSKVAGGPLLGLIGGSANDHVGYVYSMSFNEACVLTNDKWKERVAGIPHNSFLVAAAFDPTNMSNISEFDREVVLLRVLGPAALPSDTDLLKTRIEHNQRRVEGEQFAKDKLDGMDPLTHAELQFGALRCRILGTFYVDDKEMRLGSDLENYFCSTRLRVFKPRGQALETIVNHINPEIRRKSIAEAEAAGFKKTPSPIRIGTVRYTSTARLHRGPTEPLVKVMIQPSDFLGRRTAVLGMTRTGKSNTVKTAVASVHLAALRDDVKVGQIIFDLNGEYANANHQDDGSSIAEVFAQDCVRYRAINTQGFEDLRTNFYLECGDALNLLSRLTKDDAYRNQTDLEQFLDSGLEEPDVTDQSNHKRWEVRKAVFQCILRAAGFKPAPNLTVRFPVNQAVLTAVAAVAGTPSPIPAGKGYVSLPIDAASAWFEAVRQENYNLRRLQKDNGQAITGFTSSSGKPWVNPMLESYLNVLARENQTGTPIRGFRAIVPYIEYHSPIRQADVIVEIIGHLVKGKIVILDLSAGPDQVRTVLSERIARHIFKHSFAELNAGKKPQNMVIYVEEAHNLIGKKDDLTSTWPRIAKEGAKARISFVYATQEPSSIHPNILSNTENWFVTHLNNEDELRALGKFYDFSDFHDSLKSAQDVGFARIKTLSSPFVVPTQIERFTPAELKKEVAAIAAGNSQG from the coding sequence ATGATGTCCACGACGCTTAACAGCAAGGTTGCCGGCGGCCCACTCCTCGGACTGATCGGCGGCTCGGCAAACGATCACGTCGGCTATGTCTATTCTATGAGCTTCAACGAGGCGTGCGTTCTCACCAACGATAAATGGAAGGAACGCGTCGCAGGGATCCCCCACAACAGCTTCCTCGTCGCTGCAGCGTTTGATCCTACGAACATGTCGAACATCTCCGAGTTCGACCGAGAGGTTGTGCTTCTGCGTGTGCTCGGTCCGGCTGCACTCCCGTCAGACACAGATCTACTCAAGACGAGAATTGAGCACAACCAGCGGCGAGTCGAGGGCGAACAGTTTGCCAAGGACAAGCTCGATGGCATGGATCCTCTGACGCACGCTGAACTCCAATTTGGAGCTCTGAGATGTCGGATACTCGGCACGTTCTATGTGGATGACAAGGAGATGCGGCTCGGTAGCGATCTTGAGAACTACTTCTGCTCGACCCGCCTCCGCGTTTTCAAGCCTCGTGGACAGGCGTTGGAGACGATTGTCAACCACATCAATCCGGAGATCCGTCGCAAGTCCATCGCGGAAGCGGAAGCTGCAGGATTCAAGAAGACTCCTTCTCCGATTCGCATTGGCACAGTCCGATACACGTCGACGGCCAGGCTTCACCGCGGTCCCACGGAACCACTGGTCAAGGTGATGATCCAGCCGTCGGATTTCTTGGGCCGTAGGACCGCAGTGCTCGGCATGACGAGGACGGGCAAGTCCAACACCGTAAAAACCGCCGTTGCTTCGGTCCATCTCGCGGCGTTGAGGGATGACGTCAAGGTTGGCCAGATCATCTTCGACCTGAACGGGGAATACGCCAACGCCAACCATCAAGACGACGGTAGCTCCATTGCGGAGGTCTTTGCACAGGATTGCGTCCGCTACAGGGCCATCAACACGCAAGGTTTTGAGGACCTTCGGACAAACTTCTATCTCGAATGCGGTGACGCCCTGAACCTTCTGTCCAGGCTTACCAAGGACGACGCGTACCGCAACCAGACGGACCTTGAGCAATTTCTCGATAGCGGGTTGGAAGAACCAGACGTCACGGACCAGTCAAATCACAAGCGATGGGAAGTTCGGAAGGCTGTATTCCAGTGCATTCTTCGCGCTGCTGGGTTCAAGCCAGCACCGAACCTGACCGTTCGCTTTCCGGTCAATCAGGCAGTTCTGACGGCCGTCGCCGCTGTGGCGGGGACGCCAAGTCCGATACCGGCGGGCAAGGGCTATGTTTCCCTGCCGATCGATGCCGCCAGTGCATGGTTCGAGGCGGTACGACAGGAGAATTATAATCTTCGGCGGCTGCAAAAGGACAATGGTCAGGCCATAACTGGGTTCACGAGCTCATCGGGGAAGCCATGGGTCAATCCGATGTTGGAGTCCTACCTCAACGTGCTTGCCAGGGAGAATCAGACAGGCACACCGATCCGTGGATTCCGAGCGATCGTTCCTTATATCGAATATCACTCTCCAATAAGGCAGGCCGACGTCATTGTTGAGATCATCGGCCACCTCGTAAAAGGGAAGATCGTTATTCTCGATCTGTCGGCTGGCCCAGACCAAGTGCGAACTGTCCTCTCCGAGCGTATTGCCAGGCACATATTCAAGCACTCTTTCGCCGAGCTAAACGCCGGGAAGAAGCCGCAGAACATGGTTATCTACGTGGAGGAGGCCCACAATTTGATCGGCAAGAAGGACGATCTTACCTCTACGTGGCCGCGTATCGCGAAGGAAGGGGCCAAGGCGCGGATATCCTTTGTCTATGCCACACAGGAGCCGTCCTCCATCCATCCAAACATCTTGTCCAACACGGAGAATTGGTTCGTCACCCATCTGAACAACGAGGACGAGTTGAGAGCTCTGGGCAAGTTTTACGACTTTTCTGATTTCCACGATTCGCTCAAGTCTGCCCAGGATGTTGGCTTCGCGCGGATCAAAACCCTGTCGTCGCCTTTCGTCGTGCCCACCCAGATCGAGCGGTTTACACCGGCAGAACTGAAGAAAGAGGTTGCCGCCATCGCGGCAGGCAATTCGCAAGGTTGA
- a CDS encoding DUF4747 family protein has translation MARDRTLSVGAINLRIHPHTADKYRGLLRSVYNLKQPVRVHGDRHLLMSSIDERDEFVVKGTLARFTEIDLNLPWFNAAKFEAAKDDEVKHINIPPGLKPNFRSFMFEFDLKRHLFTFEVQGVDGGLSPSIALRYLASIFSNEEIVKIFGQVNADVVADAQKLEEIFNLSKLKRLSILIKRPNPDDFGDLDEDVEDRLTKQNASALKLEFEAIPGMTFVPDKLTEKLATVALSNGRVEAVGIDQNGNNVEQSTSEHPLIYRVAYDPTETPETTAFSSAVRGFIARMMGRNVSAPI, from the coding sequence ATGGCGAGGGATAGAACGTTGTCGGTTGGGGCGATCAATTTAAGGATACATCCGCACACGGCGGATAAATATCGCGGGCTGCTCCGGTCGGTCTATAATCTCAAGCAACCCGTTCGTGTTCACGGCGATCGGCACCTCTTGATGAGTTCGATCGATGAAAGAGATGAATTCGTCGTGAAGGGCACGCTCGCGCGCTTTACCGAGATCGACCTGAATTTGCCTTGGTTCAATGCGGCTAAGTTTGAGGCCGCAAAGGATGATGAGGTCAAGCACATCAACATTCCACCCGGCCTTAAACCCAACTTTCGCTCATTTATGTTTGAGTTTGATTTAAAAAGGCACCTATTTACATTTGAGGTCCAGGGTGTCGATGGCGGGCTTAGCCCATCTATAGCGCTGCGATATTTGGCGAGCATATTTTCTAACGAGGAAATAGTAAAAATATTTGGGCAAGTCAATGCCGACGTTGTGGCTGATGCCCAGAAACTAGAAGAGATATTCAATTTATCAAAATTGAAGCGCCTCTCTATTCTGATAAAACGACCAAACCCGGACGATTTTGGTGACCTAGATGAAGATGTCGAGGATCGTTTGACTAAGCAGAATGCAAGTGCGTTAAAATTAGAGTTTGAAGCAATTCCCGGCATGACCTTTGTCCCAGATAAACTGACCGAGAAACTGGCGACAGTTGCTCTTTCCAATGGTCGCGTTGAGGCTGTAGGCATTGACCAAAATGGAAACAATGTGGAGCAGTCAACGAGCGAGCACCCTCTAATCTATCGCGTAGCCTATGATCCGACTGAAACACCTGAGACGACCGCATTTAGCAGCGCGGTTCGCGGCTTTATTGCGAGGATGATGGGTAGAAATGTCTCTGCGCCAATATAA
- a CDS encoding DNA double-strand break repair nuclease NurA, producing the protein MPYQGQKASKGGHADLIRNPDVEAFLNDCVYMREPSDDEGAAIASQFLSAPKGSGLPNCVVASDASPYSDPISNRFPSTQVGYVKVSLIAFDMNNFKGLIEAGSSLIDPFKVAAFHRDAEAVSFTLPGSNVRYKGAKTVKDGFRLAVYEQLSHDRTSFGAQGITAKDTLLSIEDGKIEIDKCPACGAKHAFEFDPKHEQIQCPACSQIAYVTDYMRIHEQISDYGDNSAAITRFMNAAEHLLVATLVKTLADSNLTQLSSMAFIIDGPLALFGQPAKVHSPLMRFYHTVSDILSKKGYEPPLLIGLQKEGQVMEHARSLDRFLKPNTFRVIDDDYRARYINGGPTQLDNFGHETYYGQDFILKTESGRIFTVGIPYPFPDKTNRSVFAKQKSDISRYAPWLGRAFDLVRHLEFDLYESAVVPVALAHRHASISLVPGGKMLDLLTKKHVGNQT; encoded by the coding sequence ATGCCTTACCAGGGACAGAAAGCCTCCAAAGGCGGCCACGCCGACCTGATCAGGAATCCAGATGTTGAGGCGTTCCTCAATGACTGCGTTTACATGCGTGAGCCCAGCGACGACGAAGGTGCTGCCATTGCCAGTCAGTTCCTGTCAGCTCCGAAGGGTTCCGGTCTTCCTAACTGTGTAGTGGCCTCCGATGCCAGTCCATATTCGGATCCGATCAGCAACCGCTTTCCGAGCACCCAGGTCGGCTACGTGAAGGTCAGCTTGATAGCCTTCGACATGAACAACTTCAAAGGGTTGATCGAAGCGGGAAGCTCCCTGATCGATCCGTTCAAGGTGGCAGCATTCCACCGCGACGCCGAAGCGGTCTCATTCACGCTGCCAGGGAGCAATGTGAGATACAAGGGGGCGAAGACCGTAAAGGATGGGTTTAGGCTCGCCGTCTACGAGCAACTTTCACACGATCGCACCTCATTCGGCGCGCAAGGCATCACCGCAAAGGACACACTCCTCTCTATTGAGGATGGAAAGATCGAGATAGACAAGTGCCCCGCATGCGGGGCGAAACACGCATTTGAATTCGATCCGAAGCATGAGCAGATCCAGTGCCCAGCATGCAGCCAAATAGCTTACGTCACCGACTATATGCGAATCCACGAGCAGATCAGCGACTACGGCGACAACTCAGCGGCAATCACCAGGTTCATGAATGCGGCAGAGCACTTGCTCGTAGCAACACTCGTAAAGACGCTTGCCGACAGCAACTTAACGCAGCTGTCCAGCATGGCGTTCATCATCGATGGCCCGCTTGCCCTGTTTGGCCAGCCCGCAAAAGTCCATTCACCTTTGATGAGATTCTATCACACCGTATCCGATATTCTCTCAAAGAAGGGCTATGAACCTCCATTGCTGATTGGACTTCAGAAAGAAGGCCAGGTCATGGAACATGCTAGATCTTTGGACAGGTTTTTGAAGCCAAACACATTCCGTGTCATTGACGATGATTACCGTGCTCGATACATCAATGGCGGCCCAACACAACTCGACAATTTCGGTCACGAGACGTACTATGGGCAGGACTTCATTCTAAAGACTGAATCTGGCCGTATCTTTACTGTTGGAATACCTTATCCGTTTCCAGACAAGACGAACCGCTCTGTTTTCGCCAAGCAGAAGAGCGATATCTCGCGTTACGCGCCTTGGCTGGGCAGGGCCTTCGATCTGGTGCGGCACCTGGAATTCGATCTCTACGAGAGTGCGGTAGTACCGGTCGCGCTGGCTCATCGCCACGCTTCAATCAGCCTTGTACCTGGCGGAAAGATGCTGGATCTGCTCACGAAAAAGCACGTGGGCAACCAAACTTGA
- a CDS encoding DDE-type integrase/transposase/recombinase, whose product MTSPKMKLGKRLKYRGVLYTVERRLDVEIELRNPTGRIEYVSDESLLKALYEEQLDLNPSDEHAGGQATSPLRFEHLSENDKHKMFRNWKIGQAILAAEELGKLNPQTMKQLAAAVISQNGWHDPVPSQSSLYRLASQARKSDGASLALAPNTHRKGNRIPKLSPEVKKIIDDAIKEKYKTMNRLTIQDVHREVLYLISKYNEDPLHETKQPLPSYSSVKTAINNMNQYDLQKSRFGRAKARQHHGIFGPGITATRTNEIWQIDHTPINILLVNEKCQFIGQPTITVSVDVYSKAITGFYIGFEPPSYHSVARCLEHAIRPKDYIENKYIDVKCKWPVFGIPERIMCDNGREFHSIAFEQSCSALGIHIDYAGVRSPWTKGIIENVMKLVNHSFSHKLYGTTFSNYIDRGDYNAADAAVIGYDEFVSVFHKFVVDIELNEPHRTTMETPLSRWLNGTETHPIRPATKIDSLRFHLNKPAGTRKVHHYGISFKGLTYSCNGLEAIRSLHHKKHVVSVTYDPSALRSIFVTHRQLAEPLEVPCTDQEYTNNLSEYAHRICLNYVRKNFKNEMNNSNLLAARHDISRIIDRDTNKKSIRSRKKIVRFGNHDAASHHGLSPTPSQVAELPKSRNAPTNGLDDDLDIPDLTTSTMPTGPRQK is encoded by the coding sequence ATGACTTCCCCCAAGATGAAACTCGGCAAGCGGCTAAAGTACAGAGGGGTTTTGTATACCGTTGAGCGCAGGCTTGATGTGGAGATCGAACTCCGCAATCCGACGGGGCGCATCGAATATGTGTCCGACGAAAGCCTGCTTAAAGCCCTGTACGAAGAGCAATTGGACCTCAATCCTTCGGATGAGCATGCCGGAGGCCAGGCCACCTCCCCGCTTCGCTTTGAACATCTGTCCGAAAACGACAAGCATAAAATGTTTAGAAATTGGAAAATCGGGCAGGCAATTCTGGCAGCTGAAGAGTTAGGCAAACTTAATCCACAAACAATGAAACAGTTGGCCGCCGCAGTTATAAGCCAAAATGGCTGGCATGATCCCGTCCCGAGCCAATCCTCTCTTTATCGCCTCGCCAGTCAGGCACGGAAGTCTGACGGAGCATCTCTTGCCCTCGCCCCAAATACTCATCGAAAGGGAAACAGAATTCCAAAACTCTCTCCAGAGGTAAAAAAGATCATAGATGACGCTATTAAAGAGAAGTACAAAACAATGAATCGCCTGACCATCCAGGATGTTCACCGAGAAGTACTATACCTTATTAGCAAATACAATGAAGACCCATTACACGAAACGAAACAGCCCCTACCTTCATATTCATCCGTAAAAACGGCAATAAACAATATGAACCAATACGACCTACAAAAATCTCGTTTTGGCAGAGCAAAGGCACGACAACATCACGGCATTTTTGGCCCCGGAATAACGGCGACTAGAACAAATGAAATATGGCAAATTGACCATACGCCAATAAACATACTACTTGTTAATGAGAAATGTCAGTTTATTGGCCAGCCAACCATTACAGTATCTGTCGATGTATATTCAAAAGCTATTACTGGATTCTACATTGGCTTTGAACCGCCAAGCTATCATTCTGTTGCGAGATGTCTGGAGCATGCGATAAGGCCAAAAGATTACATTGAAAATAAATACATTGACGTTAAGTGCAAATGGCCTGTTTTCGGAATTCCAGAGCGCATAATGTGCGACAATGGCCGCGAATTTCATAGCATCGCCTTCGAACAATCCTGCTCAGCACTCGGCATCCATATTGATTATGCGGGGGTACGATCGCCATGGACGAAGGGAATTATTGAAAATGTAATGAAACTTGTTAATCACAGCTTTTCTCACAAGCTATACGGCACAACGTTTAGCAACTACATTGATCGGGGCGACTACAATGCCGCCGATGCGGCGGTCATTGGCTACGATGAGTTCGTCAGCGTTTTCCATAAGTTCGTCGTTGATATAGAGCTTAACGAGCCACACAGAACAACGATGGAAACACCCTTAAGTCGATGGCTGAATGGCACAGAAACTCATCCAATCAGGCCCGCAACAAAAATCGACTCATTGAGGTTTCACCTAAACAAACCAGCAGGAACAAGGAAAGTTCATCATTATGGGATTAGTTTTAAGGGCCTTACTTACTCCTGTAATGGTCTTGAGGCTATCAGGTCGCTGCACCATAAAAAGCACGTCGTCAGTGTAACATATGATCCATCAGCTCTTCGCTCTATATTCGTAACACACCGACAGTTGGCAGAGCCCTTGGAAGTGCCTTGCACCGATCAAGAATATACAAATAACTTATCGGAGTACGCACACAGGATATGCCTAAATTATGTTAGAAAGAATTTTAAGAATGAAATGAATAATTCAAACTTACTAGCAGCAAGACACGACATATCAAGGATTATTGACAGAGATACAAATAAGAAGAGCATCCGCTCCCGCAAGAAGATAGTTCGTTTCGGCAATCATGATGCGGCATCGCACCACGGGCTCAGCCCCACACCGTCCCAGGTGGCCGAGTTGCCCAAGAGTAGAAACGCCCCCACCAATGGTCTGGATGACGATCTCGACATCCCAGACTTAACCACCAGCACTATGCCGACCGGACCTCGCCAAAAATGA
- a CDS encoding DNA adenine methylase — protein MSTNTRSILRYPGSKARFRDFIEKTMELNTTRPRTFIEPFCGGASVSIALLEDGVIDRVALNDADPLIASLWSTVFSKNGSEWLAEKVMSIPLTIAEWKSQKELVPGRMYDAALKCLYLNRTSFNGIIHQSGPIGGWGQAKNTLDCRFNRERLASKILSLGKLYEQVSVSNSNWYQFFESMTGGNSAFFYIDPPYYYKAEQLYGFVFSADEHVALRDYLKYLKDPWLLSYDDAADVRALYADMSTNARVIDNTYSTHPLGGASFVGRELIYTNLKKLPPPDHSERTHIGISVRSANIEQAEKHPLRIPISTTAISLVTA, from the coding sequence GTGTCAACTAATACAAGAAGTATATTGAGGTATCCAGGGAGCAAAGCTCGCTTTCGTGACTTCATCGAGAAGACGATGGAGCTCAATACGACTCGGCCACGGACTTTCATTGAGCCTTTTTGTGGCGGGGCCAGTGTGTCAATAGCTCTGCTCGAAGATGGTGTGATTGATCGCGTAGCCCTTAATGACGCTGATCCGTTGATCGCGTCCCTTTGGAGTACTGTTTTCTCGAAGAATGGCTCGGAGTGGCTGGCAGAGAAGGTCATGTCAATCCCGCTGACCATTGCCGAGTGGAAATCGCAAAAAGAACTTGTTCCAGGAAGGATGTACGACGCTGCCTTGAAGTGTCTTTACCTCAACAGAACCTCATTTAACGGAATCATTCACCAATCGGGGCCGATCGGCGGATGGGGGCAAGCCAAGAATACCCTTGACTGCCGATTTAACCGCGAGCGTTTAGCAAGCAAGATCCTCTCCCTTGGTAAGCTGTATGAGCAGGTTTCTGTCTCGAACTCTAACTGGTACCAATTCTTTGAGTCTATGACTGGAGGAAATAGTGCATTTTTCTACATTGATCCTCCGTACTATTACAAGGCTGAGCAGCTATATGGCTTCGTATTTTCGGCTGACGAGCATGTTGCATTGCGCGATTACCTGAAGTATCTCAAGGATCCTTGGCTCCTGTCTTATGACGATGCCGCAGATGTGCGCGCCTTGTACGCCGACATGTCTACCAACGCCCGAGTGATCGACAACACCTACTCGACCCACCCACTTGGAGGTGCGTCCTTCGTGGGACGAGAACTCATCTACACCAATCTCAAGAAACTTCCGCCACCTGACCATAGTGAACGGACCCATATCGGGATCAGCGTCCGCTCCGCGAATATCGAGCAGGCGGAGAAGCATCCACTGCGAATTCCGATCTCGACCACCGCCATCAGTTTGGTCACTGCATAG
- a CDS encoding TnsA endonuclease N-terminal domain-containing protein, whose translation MEFDYGIGSFNEQPMRFTFFHDGRMRTYTPDFQVTFCDPLRIEIHEVKKLEYLKGPDVAARLAAAKLCIESQGYIFKTVTEVEIRRQPRLRNIGLALRYRDWDEAERPDLDQRLPVVDTAITLQALTTPHRWQSALPYLIDGRLLADLDHPLSAETKVWRP comes from the coding sequence ATGGAGTTCGATTACGGAATAGGCTCATTTAACGAACAGCCAATGCGATTTACATTCTTCCATGACGGAAGAATGCGGACCTACACTCCGGATTTTCAGGTTACGTTTTGCGATCCGCTACGTATAGAAATCCATGAGGTCAAGAAGCTCGAATACTTGAAGGGGCCTGATGTGGCCGCCAGGCTGGCCGCTGCAAAGCTTTGTATCGAAAGCCAGGGCTATATCTTCAAGACCGTCACTGAAGTGGAAATTCGCAGGCAGCCCAGGCTCCGCAACATTGGCCTGGCCCTGCGCTATCGAGACTGGGATGAAGCAGAACGCCCCGACTTGGACCAGCGCCTGCCCGTAGTAGATACGGCCATCACCCTTCAGGCCCTCACCACCCCTCACCGGTGGCAGAGTGCCCTGCCGTATCTTATTGACGGCCGCCTCCTGGCCGATCTCGACCACCCGCTCTCTGCTGAAACAAAGGTTTGGCGGCCATGA
- a CDS encoding TniB family NTP-binding protein: protein MMSKGLTSRQIARLSVLHSILVETPQFRSVYDAAERAMQMSGIAAEPSCLLATGLSGSGKSTIAKALVHGHPAIETEFRRTMPVLMIDVPAAATAKGLATSLLAAMKDNNYARGSVASQTERIYRLIRECEVRLLILDEFQHLIDEDKRKIIQTSADWLKSLINMTKVPVLLLGIHKSQRILDYNEQLRRRFSRIIELHPYDWGIEAHRKDFRGVIKAIASRLPFDQAPDLWNHSAAFALYQASSGLIGHAIHVIRKASEAAILADETVLSPTRLAEAYDQVIVNLLPRGYAAPRNNPFLDEKVLERTPLQPGALSLINDSVDTKHLRPHDVLTTR, encoded by the coding sequence ATGATGTCCAAAGGCCTCACCTCCCGCCAAATCGCTCGCCTCAGCGTGTTGCACAGTATCCTCGTGGAAACACCCCAGTTTCGCTCTGTCTATGACGCGGCCGAGCGGGCGATGCAGATGAGCGGTATTGCGGCGGAACCGTCCTGCCTGTTGGCTACTGGATTATCCGGCAGCGGCAAGTCGACCATCGCCAAAGCCTTGGTGCATGGCCACCCCGCCATCGAGACCGAGTTCCGCCGGACCATGCCGGTGCTGATGATCGACGTTCCAGCGGCGGCGACGGCCAAGGGCTTGGCCACCAGTCTGCTCGCCGCCATGAAGGACAACAATTACGCAAGGGGCTCGGTCGCGTCTCAGACGGAGCGGATCTACCGGCTTATCCGAGAATGCGAAGTCCGTCTTTTGATCCTCGACGAGTTCCAGCATCTGATCGATGAGGATAAGCGGAAGATAATCCAAACATCTGCCGACTGGCTGAAGTCACTGATTAATATGACGAAGGTTCCGGTTCTATTGCTTGGAATCCACAAGTCCCAGCGGATCTTGGACTACAATGAGCAGTTGCGGCGGCGCTTCTCCCGCATCATCGAATTACACCCCTATGACTGGGGCATTGAGGCGCATCGCAAGGATTTTCGCGGGGTGATCAAGGCCATCGCCTCCCGGCTTCCCTTTGATCAAGCCCCGGATCTGTGGAACCACAGTGCGGCCTTCGCCCTCTACCAGGCGAGTTCCGGCCTGATCGGTCATGCCATCCACGTCATTCGCAAGGCTTCCGAGGCGGCCATTCTGGCGGATGAAACAGTGCTGTCTCCAACTCGCCTGGCCGAGGCCTATGACCAGGTCATCGTCAATCTCCTCCCTCGGGGCTATGCGGCACCTAGGAACAACCCCTTCCTGGACGAGAAGGTGTTGGAGCGCACACCGCTGCAGCCCGGTGCGCTGTCACTGATTAACGATAGCGTGGACACCAAACACCTCCGTCCCCACGACGTTCTGACCACCCGATAG